One window from the genome of Desulfobaccales bacterium encodes:
- the mutS gene encoding DNA mismatch repair protein MutS, with product MSEPLPERLTPMLRQYLELKSRYPDALLLFQMGDFFELFFEDAEKAAGALNIALTSRSRAGEERIPMAGFPLHAADAYIHRLLEQGYTVVVCEQTEDPALAKGLVRREVTRILTRGTVVDPAALDARRDNYLAAVAVMRQRWGLAYLSLSTGEFRLTEGEGAEVLADEVARLKPAEILLPEDKGEALLAAAFQPLASPPALRRLPAFVFDEASTRKELSHTLGTLFLDGFGLEPYPLGVVAAGAILRYLKDSLHLSLPHLDRIIPYSRGDFLELDEATLRHLEVFDNWRTGGRQGSLWEALDATVTAMGSRQLARWLRHPLKDPEAIEARLAAVEFFVTQALLRQQWREGLKGLPDLERLTARLGLGQATPREVAQVRQVLGRLPEFKALLSQPSPPLVAQAVAELEDLADLHALLCRALVDEPPATLAAGGVIRAGYDAELDELLELARGGKEWMARLEEEERRRTGIASLKVRYNKVFGYYIEVSRPNLSLVPPDYIRKQTLVNAERFITAELKEYEARVLGAEEGRLKREQELFQELRRLLGEEAPRLRKVARALARLDAWAALAEVAAVRRYCRPRIVPDSCLFIRQGRHPVIERLLPPGTFVPNDLELDENRRLLIVTGPNMSGKSTILRQAALTVLLAQMGSFVPAAEAVVGLTDRIFTRVGAVDDIGRGQSTFLVEMHETARILHQATPQSLVILDEIGRGTSTFDGLSLAWAVAEFLHDLEGVGVRTLFATHYQELTQLSRVRPRVHNVQVLVQEEGGEIVFLHRLAPGAASQSYGIQVARLAGVPAPVIERAKEVLENLEAGSLDPLGLPKLARPRRRGLPEGLQPDLFSLPAGASREE from the coding sequence ATGAGTGAACCTCTTCCCGAACGCCTCACCCCCATGCTCCGGCAGTATCTGGAGCTGAAATCCCGCTACCCGGATGCCCTCCTCCTCTTTCAGATGGGGGATTTCTTTGAGCTCTTCTTCGAGGATGCCGAGAAGGCCGCGGGGGCCCTGAACATCGCCCTCACCAGCCGCAGCCGGGCCGGCGAGGAGCGCATTCCCATGGCGGGTTTCCCCCTGCACGCCGCCGATGCCTATATCCACCGCCTCCTGGAGCAGGGTTACACCGTGGTGGTCTGCGAGCAGACCGAGGACCCCGCCCTGGCCAAAGGGCTGGTGCGCCGGGAAGTGACCCGCATCCTCACCCGGGGCACGGTGGTGGATCCCGCCGCCCTGGACGCCCGCCGGGACAATTATCTCGCCGCAGTGGCGGTCATGCGGCAGCGCTGGGGGCTGGCCTATCTCTCCCTCTCCACCGGGGAGTTTCGGCTGACGGAAGGGGAGGGGGCCGAGGTCCTGGCCGATGAGGTGGCGCGCCTTAAGCCCGCGGAGATTCTCCTCCCGGAGGATAAAGGCGAGGCGCTTCTGGCCGCGGCGTTCCAGCCCCTAGCCAGCCCGCCGGCGCTCCGCCGCCTGCCGGCCTTTGTCTTTGATGAGGCCAGCACCCGTAAGGAGCTCAGCCACACCTTGGGCACCCTGTTTCTGGACGGCTTCGGGCTGGAGCCCTACCCCCTGGGGGTTGTGGCGGCCGGCGCCATCCTGCGCTACCTCAAGGACTCCCTGCACCTTTCTCTCCCGCACCTGGACCGCATCATCCCCTACTCCCGGGGGGATTTCCTGGAGCTGGACGAGGCCACCCTGCGCCATCTGGAGGTCTTTGACAACTGGCGCACCGGCGGCCGTCAGGGCTCGCTATGGGAGGCCCTAGACGCCACCGTCACCGCCATGGGCTCCCGGCAGCTGGCCCGCTGGCTGAGGCACCCCTTAAAGGACCCGGAGGCCATCGAGGCCCGGCTGGCGGCGGTGGAGTTCTTCGTCACCCAGGCGCTGCTGCGGCAGCAGTGGCGGGAGGGCCTCAAGGGCCTGCCGGACCTGGAGCGCCTCACCGCCCGCCTGGGGCTGGGGCAGGCCACCCCCCGGGAGGTGGCCCAGGTACGCCAGGTGTTGGGGCGCCTGCCGGAATTCAAGGCCCTCCTGTCCCAGCCGTCGCCCCCGTTGGTGGCCCAGGCGGTGGCAGAGCTGGAAGACCTGGCGGACCTCCATGCCCTCCTCTGCCGGGCCCTGGTGGACGAGCCCCCGGCCACCCTGGCCGCGGGCGGCGTCATCCGGGCAGGTTACGACGCCGAGCTGGATGAGCTCCTGGAGCTGGCCCGGGGCGGCAAGGAGTGGATGGCCCGCCTGGAGGAGGAGGAGCGCCGGCGCACCGGCATCGCCTCCCTCAAGGTGCGGTACAACAAGGTCTTCGGCTACTATATTGAGGTCTCCCGGCCCAACCTCTCCCTGGTGCCCCCCGATTACATCCGCAAGCAGACCCTGGTGAACGCCGAACGCTTCATCACCGCCGAGCTCAAGGAATACGAGGCCCGGGTGTTGGGGGCCGAGGAGGGCCGCCTCAAGCGGGAGCAGGAGCTCTTCCAGGAGCTGCGCCGCCTCCTGGGAGAGGAGGCCCCGCGGCTGAGGAAAGTGGCCCGGGCCCTGGCCCGCCTGGACGCCTGGGCCGCTTTGGCGGAAGTGGCGGCGGTGCGGCGCTATTGCCGGCCTCGCATCGTGCCCGACTCCTGCCTCTTCATCCGCCAGGGCCGCCACCCGGTCATTGAGCGCCTGCTTCCCCCTGGCACCTTTGTGCCCAACGACCTGGAGCTGGACGAAAACCGCCGCCTCCTCATCGTCACCGGCCCCAACATGAGCGGCAAATCCACCATCCTGCGCCAGGCGGCCCTGACCGTGCTCCTGGCCCAGATGGGCTCCTTTGTGCCTGCGGCCGAGGCGGTGGTGGGCCTCACCGACCGCATCTTCACCCGGGTGGGCGCGGTGGACGACATCGGCCGGGGGCAAAGCACCTTCCTGGTGGAGATGCACGAAACCGCCCGCATCCTGCACCAAGCCACCCCCCAAAGCCTGGTGATCCTGGACGAAATCGGCCGGGGCACCAGCACCTTTGACGGCCTCTCCCTGGCCTGGGCGGTGGCGGAGTTCCTCCACGACCTGGAGGGCGTGGGGGTGCGCACCCTCTTTGCCACCCATTACCAGGAGCTCACCCAGCTCAGCCGGGTGCGCCCTCGGGTGCACAACGTCCAGGTGCTGGTCCAGGAGGAGGGGGGCGAGATCGTCTTTCTGCACCGGCTGGCCCCCGGGGCTGCTTCCCAAAGTTACGGCATCCAGGTGGCCAGGCTGGCCGGGGTGCCGGCCCCGGTCATTGAGCGGGCCAAGGAAGTTCTGGAGAACCTGGAGGCAGGGAGCCTCGACCCCTTAGGCCTCCCCAAGCTGGCCCGGCCTCGGCGCCGGGGGCTGCCGGAGGGGCTCCAGCCTGACCTCTTCAGCCTGCCCGCCGGGGCCTCCCGGGAGGAGTGA
- a CDS encoding carbohydrate kinase family protein, which produces MQPEVVCVGAVNLDLLFQAQDLRPFQAVWPDLRPGAELALDEGDEALLQALLEQYAHWLGYASGGQAANTAYALARLGVAAALVGRVGEDEAGEFLLAGLAGVDVSRVTWEGRSGRAYILVDRQGERTIFVAPHTNDELCDADVPLEDLAQAPWVHFTSFVGEGPLQVQTAVAARLKELAEASRGGQGRERGAGYGPRLSLDPGELYARRGRQALAGLLAATETLFVTETEWQLLGGDPWERPAWAPPVVLVKRGAAGARLLTAAGLHDFPAPRVGAVDTVGAGDVFAAGYLAGRLKGLSLPQAVRLAVVAAAASVSGRGREAYPDAAFLERQLQLLLDT; this is translated from the coding sequence ATGCAGCCCGAAGTGGTGTGCGTAGGCGCAGTGAACCTGGACCTGCTTTTTCAAGCCCAGGACCTGCGGCCATTTCAGGCGGTCTGGCCGGACCTGCGTCCTGGAGCCGAGCTGGCCCTGGATGAGGGCGACGAGGCGCTGCTTCAGGCCCTCCTGGAGCAGTATGCCCACTGGCTGGGGTATGCCAGTGGCGGCCAGGCGGCCAACACCGCCTATGCCCTGGCCCGGCTGGGGGTGGCCGCGGCCCTGGTGGGCCGGGTGGGGGAGGATGAGGCGGGGGAGTTCCTGTTAGCGGGCCTGGCCGGCGTGGATGTCAGCCGGGTCACCTGGGAGGGGAGGAGCGGCCGGGCTTACATCTTAGTGGACCGGCAAGGCGAGCGCACGATTTTTGTGGCCCCCCACACCAATGACGAACTGTGTGACGCCGATGTGCCCCTTGAGGACCTGGCTCAGGCACCCTGGGTGCATTTCACCTCCTTTGTGGGGGAGGGGCCCCTTCAGGTGCAGACGGCGGTGGCGGCCCGGCTGAAAGAGCTGGCCGAAGCGAGTAGGGGAGGGCAGGGGAGAGAAAGGGGCGCCGGATATGGGCCCCGCCTGAGCCTGGATCCGGGGGAGCTTTATGCCCGCCGAGGCCGGCAGGCGCTGGCCGGTTTGCTGGCCGCGACGGAGACCCTGTTTGTCACCGAGACGGAGTGGCAGCTTTTGGGCGGGGACCCCTGGGAGCGGCCCGCCTGGGCGCCGCCGGTGGTCCTCGTGAAACGGGGGGCTGCCGGGGCGCGGCTCCTGACCGCGGCGGGGCTCCATGACTTTCCGGCCCCCCGGGTGGGCGCGGTGGACACCGTGGGCGCCGGGGATGTCTTTGCGGCAGGATACTTGGCCGGGCGACTCAAAGGCCTCAGCCTCCCCCAAGCGGTGCGGCTGGCGGTGGTGGCGGCGGCGGCCAGTGTTTCCGGCCGGGGCCGGGAAGCCTACCCGGACGCCGCCTTTCTCGAGCGACAACTCCAGCTTCTCTTGGACACATGA
- a CDS encoding formyltransferase family protein yields the protein MMRFGWLTSGRDQAALDLFQAAAEEMARGFIPGEIAYVFMDRDPGESPAADRLMAAVKARGLPLVTLSSRELREALRRRLPEAEARRQAFDARVMELVQGFQAEVVVLAGYMLIVSPLLCRTFLCLNLHPALPGGPVGTWQEVMWQIIAQRLPEAGAMMHLATPELDKGPPVTFCRFSTRLGRLPGLWAALEEQLRHEPLAAIRAREGESQPLFQALRAEELRREFPLILLTLKSLAEGRIHLTREGAVVDGVLRPQGLDLTPGVQEMLAREGRA from the coding sequence ATGATGCGCTTCGGCTGGTTAACCAGCGGTCGGGATCAAGCGGCCCTGGACCTGTTTCAGGCGGCTGCAGAGGAGATGGCCCGGGGCTTCATCCCCGGGGAGATCGCTTATGTCTTTATGGACCGGGACCCCGGAGAGAGCCCGGCGGCGGACCGGCTCATGGCAGCGGTAAAGGCCCGGGGCCTGCCGTTAGTGACCCTGTCTTCCCGGGAACTCCGGGAGGCGCTCCGGCGGCGGTTGCCCGAGGCCGAGGCCCGGCGCCAGGCCTTTGATGCCCGGGTGATGGAGCTAGTGCAGGGGTTTCAGGCTGAGGTGGTGGTGCTGGCCGGCTATATGCTCATCGTGAGCCCCCTTCTGTGCCGCACCTTCCTCTGCCTCAATCTGCACCCGGCCCTGCCCGGCGGCCCCGTCGGCACCTGGCAGGAGGTGATGTGGCAGATCATCGCTCAGCGCCTCCCGGAGGCCGGAGCCATGATGCACCTGGCCACCCCGGAACTGGATAAAGGCCCGCCGGTGACCTTCTGCCGCTTCTCCACCCGCCTGGGCCGCCTGCCTGGGCTGTGGGCCGCCTTGGAGGAGCAGCTCCGCCACGAGCCTCTGGCAGCCATCCGGGCCCGGGAAGGGGAAAGCCAGCCTCTGTTTCAGGCGCTTCGGGCCGAGGAACTGCGGCGGGAGTTCCCCCTTATCCTCCTCACCCTGAAGAGCCTGGCGGAGGGCCGCATCCACCTGACCCGGGAGGGCGCGGTGGTGGACGGGGTCTTGCGGCCCCAGGGGCTGGACCTCACCCCGGGGGTGCAGGAGATGCTGGCCCGGGAGGGCAGGGCCTGA
- a CDS encoding YHS domain-containing protein: MAKEEKPVCHVDPVCNIDLEAGHGKFTYDFEEQTYYFCSEACKAEFAAQPEKYAAKTKSGQ, translated from the coding sequence ATGGCCAAGGAAGAAAAGCCCGTCTGCCACGTGGACCCGGTGTGCAATATCGATTTGGAGGCCGGCCACGGCAAATTCACCTACGACTTCGAGGAGCAGACCTATTACTTCTGCTCCGAAGCCTGCAAAGCGGAATTCGCCGCCCAACCCGAAAAATACGCCGCCAAGACCAAGTCCGGCCAATAG
- the hpnK gene encoding hopanoid biosynthesis-associated protein HpnK, translating to MRLIIFTADDFGLSPALNAAVALAHRQGVLTSASLMPGAPAAGHALALARELPELCLGVHLTLIQGRAVLPPRLIPDLVDQGGHFPVNPVATGWRYFFRPGLLPQIRAELAAQIEAVLRAGLTVWFLNGHLNLHLHPRLLPLVIGLAREYGIPALRLAREEVLTTLALAPDGPLPKLAQGLIFRWLSRRAERLLLAAGLKYNDHLFGLTNDGRMTEEHLLALIPRLKPGVTEIYGHPALYEEAELTRLTPTYRRREELAALLSPRVREALKIHGVKLTDFRQVAGADPGLPA from the coding sequence TTGAGACTAATTATTTTTACCGCCGATGACTTCGGCCTCTCCCCGGCCCTGAATGCCGCCGTGGCCCTGGCCCACCGGCAGGGGGTGCTCACCTCAGCCAGCCTGATGCCCGGGGCCCCGGCCGCGGGCCACGCCCTGGCCCTGGCCCGGGAGCTTCCCGAGCTCTGCCTGGGGGTGCACCTCACCCTCATTCAGGGCCGGGCCGTGCTGCCGCCCCGTCTCATCCCGGATCTGGTGGATCAGGGGGGCCATTTCCCCGTCAACCCCGTGGCCACCGGCTGGCGCTACTTTTTCCGGCCGGGCCTGCTGCCCCAGATCCGGGCCGAGCTTGCCGCCCAGATCGAGGCCGTGCTCCGGGCCGGGCTCACAGTGTGGTTCCTCAATGGCCACCTCAACCTGCACCTCCACCCCCGGCTGCTCCCCCTGGTGATCGGGCTGGCCCGGGAGTACGGCATCCCGGCCCTGCGCCTGGCCCGGGAGGAGGTGCTCACCACCCTGGCCCTGGCCCCGGATGGCCCTCTCCCCAAGCTGGCCCAGGGCCTGATCTTCCGCTGGCTCAGCCGCCGGGCTGAGCGGCTGCTTTTGGCCGCCGGCCTGAAATACAACGACCACCTCTTCGGCCTCACCAACGACGGCCGCATGACCGAAGAACATCTCCTGGCCCTCATCCCTCGCCTCAAACCCGGGGTGACCGAAATCTATGGCCACCCGGCCCTGTATGAGGAGGCGGAACTGACCCGCTTAACCCCCACCTACCGGCGCCGGGAGGAACTGGCAGCCCTCCTCAGCCCCCGGGTGCGGGAGGCTCTGAAAATCCATGGAGTAAAACTGACGGATTTCCGGCAAGTGGCGGGAGCAGACCCGGGCCTCCCGGCTTGA
- a CDS encoding radical SAM protein: MNLRDFLRLLATGGPGLCQIALTNACNARCRFCRFPSVPAEDRVFADPARLVPGLARLQAGGIRYLSLTGGEPLLYPALLELVDEARRLGFYTLLVTNGTLLSPVLLHRLKQAGLGRLLISLDAAEPEVHDRHRGVPGLSRHLRELVPLAAREGLRPTASVTLSRLTGNLQRLMGCLRHLGFVAVTFSYPLTRLESSYLGYAPDPLVQFSLEELQTLFQTLLALKAKSPLPLLNTRWVLEELCRGLRGNPPKLPCLAGDKYFYLDWELTLYPCHLLGERLGVLEDFPVASPRQQACPGCVSECYLDASACQTAAVSLAEGWAALRQARFREGLGRLFSQATFRSLATLWESRSWLKQ, from the coding sequence ATGAACCTGCGTGACTTTCTCCGGCTGCTGGCGACAGGCGGCCCCGGTCTCTGTCAGATCGCCCTCACCAATGCCTGCAACGCCCGTTGCCGTTTCTGCCGCTTTCCCTCCGTGCCCGCGGAAGACCGGGTCTTTGCCGATCCGGCCCGCCTCGTACCGGGGCTGGCACGCCTCCAGGCCGGGGGCATCCGCTACCTCAGCCTCACCGGCGGCGAGCCCCTGCTCTATCCGGCTCTCCTGGAGCTGGTGGATGAGGCCCGGCGCCTGGGGTTTTACACCCTATTGGTGACCAACGGGACGCTTCTCAGCCCTGTCCTGCTCCATCGCCTCAAGCAGGCGGGCCTGGGTCGTCTTCTCATTTCTCTGGACGCCGCTGAGCCCGAGGTGCACGACCGGCATCGGGGGGTGCCGGGCCTGAGCCGGCACCTCCGGGAGTTGGTACCGCTGGCCGCTCGGGAGGGGCTCAGGCCCACCGCCTCAGTGACCCTCTCCCGGCTGACGGGGAACCTCCAAAGACTGATGGGCTGCCTGCGTCACCTGGGTTTTGTGGCCGTCACGTTTTCGTATCCCCTCACCCGGCTGGAGTCTTCCTATCTGGGCTATGCGCCGGACCCGCTGGTCCAGTTTTCGCTGGAGGAATTGCAAACCCTCTTCCAGACCCTGCTGGCCCTGAAGGCCAAAAGTCCGCTGCCCCTGCTCAACACCCGCTGGGTCCTGGAGGAGCTCTGCCGCGGCCTGAGGGGCAATCCACCTAAACTTCCGTGTCTGGCCGGGGACAAGTATTTCTATCTCGACTGGGAGCTGACTCTTTACCCGTGCCACCTCCTGGGGGAGCGCCTGGGGGTATTGGAGGACTTTCCCGTCGCTTCGCCCCGCCAGCAGGCCTGTCCGGGATGCGTGAGCGAGTGCTACCTGGACGCCAGCGCCTGCCAGACGGCCGCCGTCTCCCTGGCAGAAGGCTGGGCGGCTCTTCGGCAGGCCCGGTTTCGGGAAGGGCTGGGGCGGCTCTTCAGCCAAGCCACTTTCCGCTCTCTGGCGACCCTATGGGAGAGCCGCTCGTGGCTTAAGCAATAG
- the hpnJ gene encoding hopanoid biosynthesis associated radical SAM protein HpnJ, translating to MLRTLLLNPPSFQDFDGGAGSRYQATREVVSFWYPTWLCYPAGLIPNSRVVDAPPENLTVDQVAALASDFELAVLFTTSPSFHYDLRTAARLKEANSRLTVGMVGPHVSILAQESLEAGPQLDFVARREFDYTILEVAQGRPFREILGLSYRENGRIVHNPDRPFIEDLDALPFVTEIYKRDLDFRRYHIPYLKHPYISIYTGRGCPHRCVYCLWPQTFTGRRYRVRSVANVVAEVRRALELFPEAAEIFFDDDTFTADAHRARELGRAFRPLNFIWSTTGRVNTDYETLKAMREGGLRLLVVGFESGDEQVLKNIKKGATLELGRRLVRWCRELGIQVHGTFMVGLPGETRETLEASMRFACELDPDTIQVSLATPYPGTEFYDWCREHGYLKGEALVDGGTGYQQCAVDYPGLAAAEIFQAVNTFYRRFYFRPRYMARALATMVRDPAERRRLLKEGRQFLSFYFKRRQGEAAACRHEPA from the coding sequence ATGCTGCGCACACTGCTTCTCAACCCGCCGTCCTTCCAGGATTTCGACGGCGGGGCCGGCTCCCGCTACCAGGCCACCCGGGAGGTGGTCTCTTTCTGGTATCCCACCTGGCTCTGTTACCCTGCCGGCCTTATTCCGAACAGCCGGGTGGTGGACGCGCCGCCGGAAAATCTGACGGTGGACCAGGTGGCGGCCCTGGCTTCGGACTTTGAGTTGGCGGTGCTTTTCACCACCAGCCCCTCCTTCCACTATGACCTGAGGACCGCGGCCCGCCTGAAGGAGGCCAATTCCCGCCTCACGGTGGGCATGGTGGGCCCGCACGTCAGCATCTTGGCCCAGGAGTCCCTGGAGGCGGGACCGCAGCTGGATTTTGTGGCCCGGCGGGAATTCGACTACACCATCCTGGAGGTGGCCCAGGGCCGGCCCTTCCGGGAAATCTTGGGCTTAAGCTATCGGGAGAACGGCCGCATTGTGCATAACCCCGACCGGCCTTTCATCGAGGACCTGGACGCCCTGCCCTTTGTCACCGAGATCTACAAGCGGGACCTGGACTTCCGGCGCTACCACATCCCTTATCTCAAGCACCCGTACATCTCCATTTACACCGGCCGGGGCTGTCCGCACCGTTGCGTTTACTGCCTGTGGCCCCAGACCTTCACCGGCCGCCGCTACCGGGTCCGCAGCGTGGCCAATGTGGTGGCGGAGGTGCGCCGGGCCCTGGAGCTCTTCCCGGAGGCGGCGGAGATCTTCTTCGACGACGACACCTTTACCGCCGACGCCCACCGGGCCCGGGAGCTGGGACGGGCCTTCCGGCCCCTGAACTTCATTTGGTCCACCACCGGCCGGGTGAACACGGATTATGAGACCCTGAAGGCCATGCGGGAGGGTGGCCTGAGGCTTTTGGTGGTGGGCTTTGAGAGCGGGGATGAGCAAGTTCTGAAGAATATCAAAAAAGGGGCCACCCTCGAGCTGGGCCGCCGCCTGGTGCGCTGGTGCCGGGAGCTGGGGATCCAGGTGCACGGCACCTTCATGGTGGGCCTGCCCGGGGAGACCCGGGAGACCCTGGAGGCCTCCATGCGCTTCGCCTGCGAGCTGGACCCGGATACCATCCAGGTGTCCCTGGCCACCCCCTACCCCGGGACGGAATTTTACGACTGGTGCCGGGAGCACGGCTACCTCAAGGGCGAGGCCCTGGTGGACGGCGGCACCGGCTATCAGCAGTGCGCCGTGGATTACCCCGGTCTGGCGGCGGCGGAGATCTTCCAGGCGGTGAACACCTTTTATCGCCGCTTCTACTTCCGGCCCCGCTACATGGCCCGGGCCCTGGCCACCATGGTCAGGGATCCGGCGGAGCGCCGCCGGCTGCTCAAGGAGGGGCGACAATTTCTCTCCTTCTATTTCAAGCGGCGTCAGGGTGAGGCGGCCGCTTGCCGGCATGAACCTGCGTGA
- a CDS encoding undecaprenyl-phosphate glucose phosphotransferase — protein MMRPKSREFFDQYSRLFLRLQQLLDCAAIIALLFLFKWLYGVEFETDYLILAGVACAMLLVVFTLANLYQIWRGSRLGRLATRIVLAWLAVFAALTILGFVTKRSEIYSRRLLLTWLVVTPPVLVLLRALVYQVTGWLRARGHNSRTLVIGGAGELGKMLAENILQIRAIGIAILGFFDDAPREPEVVLAGGAVKVPILGNLDDMVDYVQDHKVDMVYLALPFRAEERLRQIVERLGHTTASVYLAPDVFVFSLLQAGLTDLNGIPLISLWETPFYGINSWLKRVEDLILASVILLCTLPLLLVIALGVKLTSPGPVLFRQRRYGLHGEEILVYKFRTMTVCEDGPEVPQARPDDPRVTPFGRFLRRTSLDELPQFINVLQGTMSIVGPRPHAVAHNEYYRQLIPRYMLRHKVRPGITGWAQVNGWRGETQTLDKMEKRVQYDLDYLRNWSLWFDLKIIGLTILTWFTCKEAY, from the coding sequence ATGATGCGGCCTAAAAGTCGGGAATTCTTTGATCAATACAGCCGCCTGTTTCTGCGCCTGCAGCAGTTGCTGGACTGCGCCGCCATTATCGCGCTGTTGTTCCTGTTTAAGTGGCTGTATGGGGTGGAATTTGAGACCGACTATCTCATTTTGGCCGGGGTGGCCTGCGCGATGCTGCTTGTGGTCTTCACTCTGGCCAATCTTTACCAGATCTGGCGGGGATCCCGGCTGGGCCGGTTGGCCACCCGCATTGTCCTGGCTTGGCTCGCCGTCTTTGCCGCCCTCACCATCCTCGGTTTTGTCACCAAGCGCTCGGAGATCTATTCCCGGCGCCTCCTCCTCACCTGGTTGGTGGTTACCCCCCCGGTCCTGGTGCTGCTGAGGGCCCTCGTCTATCAGGTCACCGGCTGGCTAAGGGCCCGGGGCCACAACTCCCGCACTCTGGTCATCGGCGGCGCCGGGGAGCTGGGGAAGATGCTGGCGGAGAACATCCTCCAGATCCGGGCCATCGGCATTGCCATCCTGGGCTTCTTCGACGATGCCCCTCGGGAGCCGGAGGTGGTGCTGGCGGGGGGGGCAGTGAAAGTCCCGATCCTGGGCAACCTGGATGACATGGTGGATTATGTCCAGGACCATAAGGTGGACATGGTCTATCTGGCCCTGCCCTTCCGGGCGGAGGAACGCCTGCGCCAGATCGTGGAGCGCCTGGGGCACACTACCGCCTCGGTCTATCTGGCGCCGGATGTCTTTGTCTTCTCCCTGCTCCAGGCCGGCCTCACGGACTTGAACGGCATCCCCCTTATCTCTCTGTGGGAGACGCCTTTTTATGGCATCAACAGCTGGCTGAAGCGGGTGGAGGATCTCATTCTGGCCAGTGTGATTCTATTGTGCACCCTTCCCCTCCTCCTGGTGATTGCCCTGGGGGTCAAGCTCACCTCCCCGGGGCCGGTGCTCTTTAGGCAACGCCGTTATGGCCTCCACGGGGAGGAGATTCTGGTTTATAAGTTCCGCACCATGACGGTGTGCGAGGACGGCCCGGAAGTGCCTCAGGCCCGGCCTGACGATCCCCGGGTGACGCCTTTCGGCCGGTTCCTGAGGCGCACCAGCCTGGATGAACTGCCGCAGTTCATCAATGTGCTCCAGGGCACCATGTCCATCGTTGGCCCCCGGCCCCATGCGGTGGCCCACAATGAATACTACCGGCAGCTCATCCCCCGCTACATGCTGCGCCACAAGGTGCGCCCGGGCATCACCGGCTGGGCCCAGGTCAACGGCTGGCGGGGGGAGACCCAGACCCTGGACAAAATGGAGAAACGGGTGCAATACGATCTGGATTACCTGAGGAACTGGTCCCTTTGGTTTGACCTGAAGATCATCGGCCTCACCATCCTCACCTGGTTCACCTGCAAGGAAGCCTACTGA